A genomic window from Erpetoichthys calabaricus chromosome 17, fErpCal1.3, whole genome shotgun sequence includes:
- the LOC114667815 gene encoding chemerin-like receptor 1, with amino-acid sequence MNNTTNSTARSINDSLNIVAIVVYSFACILGCIGNGLVIWITGFKMKKTANTVWFLNLAIADFIFTTFLPLTIIYTANGYNWIFGKFMCQFNSLILCLTMFASVFLLTAISVDRCVAVVAAVWSQSYRSPRTASIACFIVWLLAVVLGIPYAAYRDLRVTPNKIMCAINYSSDVNVVMYRRGTLTIIRFLCGFLIPLIIIILCYSAIIWRYNNLQRQRCFKPFRIIVAVIVTFFICWAPFHIIQLLTLKSTNSTDTLYKVIRIGNPIVTSIAFLNSCLNPVLYVCMCQDFRHKFKKSVLLVLESAFTEEGLMSQLSQRRPTVQMESLVSLQKKNSIS; translated from the coding sequence ATGAATAACACCACAAACTCTACAGCAAGAAGCATAAACGATTCTCTCAACATAGTCGCCATAGTGGTTTATTCCTTTGCCTGTATCCTCGGCTGCATCGGGAATGGCCTTGTCATCTGGATCACTGGCTTTAAAATGAAGAAGACAGCCAACACAGTCTGGTTCCTTAACCTGGCGATTGCCGACTTTATCTTCACCACCTTCTTGCCGTTAACAATTATCTACACTGCTAACGGCTACAACTGGATCTTTGGGAAGTTCATGTGTCAGTTCAACTCCCTCATACTCTGCCTCACAATGTTTGCCAGTGTGTTTCTGCTGACAGCCATTAGTGTCGACCGCTGTGTGGCAGTAGTGGCTGCCGTCTGGTCACAGTCCTATCGATCACCTCGCACAGCTAGCATTGCATGCTTCATTGTATGGCTGTTGGCTGTTGTCCTCGGAATTCCATATGCAGCCTATCGTGACCTTAGAGTGACCCCAAATAAAATCATGTGTGCTATCAACTATTCTAGTGACGTAAATGTTGTCATGTACAGACGTGGCACTCTGACCATCATTCGTTTTCTCTGTGGCTTCCTCATcccccttattattattatactctgCTACAGTGCCATCATCTGGCGATACAACAACCTGCAGCGCCAGAGATGCTTCAAACCATTCAGAATTATTGTTGCAGTCATTGTTACCTTCTTTATCTGCTGGGCTCCTTTCCATATCATACAGCTGTTGACATTAAAAAGCACCAATTCGACAGATACTCTTTACAAGGTCATACGGATAGGTAACCCCATTGTGACCAGCATTGCCTTCCTCAACAGCTGCCTGAACCCGGTGCTCTACGTGTGTATGTGTCAGGACTTTCGGCACAAGTTTAAGAAGTCTGTCCTGCTGGTGCTGGAGAGCGCCTTCACTGAAGAGGGGCTCATGTCTCAATTGAGCCAGAGAAGGCCCACCGTCCAAATGGAGTCTTTAGtttctttacagaaaaaaaacagcatttcatAA
- the LOC114667620 gene encoding chemerin-like receptor 1 encodes MDNATSTPDGSTINSLMRMNTVAVVVYSLACILGCIGNGLVIFITGFRMNKTANTVWFLNLAIADFIFTTFLPLTIFYTANGYNWIFGKFMCQFNSLILCLTMYGSVFLLTAISIDRCMAVLAAIWSRTYRSPRTASIACLIVWLLAVVLGTPHAVFRDLKVYPDHVMCGNNYSSDTNLSKYREKTLIITRFLCGFLIPLIIIILCYSAIIWRYKKLQHKRNFKPFRIIVAVIVAFFICWAPFHIIQLLTIKEAKQTDTLYKVIRIGNPIVTSIAFLNSCLNPVLYVCMCQDFRNKFKKSILLVLESAFTEEGLISQLNHRRPNFQMETLISSHTKASTL; translated from the coding sequence ATGGATAATGCCACAAGCACTCCAGACGGGAGCACAATTAATTCTCTCATGAGAATGAACACAGTCGCTGTTGTGGTTTACTCTCTTGCCTGCATCCTTGGCTGCATCGGGAATGGCCTTGTCATTTTTATCACCGGCTTTAGAATGAATAAGACGGCCAACACAGTCTGGTTCCTTAACCTGGCCATTGCCGACTTTATCTTCACCACCTTCTTGCCGTTAACAATTTTCTACACTGCTAATGGCTACAACTGGATCTTTGGGAAGTTCATGTGCCAGTTCAACTCTCTCATACTCTGCCTCACAATGTATGGTAGTGTGTTTCTGCTGACAGCCATCAGTATCGACCGATGCATGGCGGTATTGGCTGCCATCTGGTCACGAACCTACCGCTCACCGCGCACAGCTAGCATAGCATGTCTCATCGTCTGGTTGCTGGCTGTTGTCCTGGGTACGCCACATGCAGTCTTTCGTGACCTTAAAGTATATCCAGATCACGTCATGTGTGGCAACAACTATTCTAGTGATACAAACCTTAGTAAATACAGGGAAAAGACTCTGATCATCACTCGTTTTCTTTGTGGCTTCCTCATCCCCCTTATTATTATCATACTTTGCTACAGTGCCATCATATGGCGATACAAAAAACTACAGCACAAGAGGAACTTCAAGCCATTCAGGATTATTGTCGCCGTCATTGTTGCTTTCTTTATCTGTTGGGCTCCTTTCCATATCATACAGCTGTTGACAATAAAAGAAGCCAAACAAACGGATACTCTTTACAAGGTCATACGGATAGGTAACCCCATTGTGACCAGCATTGCTTTCCTCAACAGCTGTCTGAACCCAGTGCTCTACGTCTGTATGTGTCAGGACTTCCGTAACAAGTTTAAGAAGTCTATCCTGCTGGTGCTGGAAAGCGCCTTCACCGAAGAGGGGCTTATATCTCAGTTGAACCACAGAAGGCCCAACTTCCAAATGGAGACTTTAATTTCTTCACATACAAAAGCCAGCACTTTATAA